The Microbacterium esteraromaticum genome contains the following window.
CCGTTCGCCGGCGCACGCGTCTGAACCACGCAGACCAGATTCGACCACAGAGACCATGAGACGTCGTAGGTTGACCGCCCGCGGATGGGGATGTCTGGTCATGGGCATCCTGCTGGCGATCGCGGCCAACGTCGCCGGCGCTCGCCCGCTGCTGTACCTGGGCGTGCTGCTGGTGCTGCTGCCGCTGGTCTCGATGCTCGTGGCGTACGCGCCGCGGCGCCGCGGCGTCGTGTCACGGCAGATCTCGACCGATCTGCTCACCGTGGGCGAGTCCTCGCGCGTCGCCCTGCGGTTCGATCTGTACGCCCCGGGCGTCCCCCGTGGTATCTGGCGCGACACCTTGCCGGATGCCGTGCGCGGCGATGCGCAGGGCCAGTATCCCGGTGACTCCGCGCTGCTGCGCTATGAGCTTGAGGGCGTGCAGCGCGGCATCTCGACCCTCGGCCCGCTGGTGCTGCGCACCGTCGACCCGTTCGGTCTCGCGCAGCGCGAACAGGAGTTCGGTGACACGCGCACGATCACGGTCGTCCCTCAGGTCGTGGCGCTGCCGTCGCTCCCCTCGAAGGTGGGCGCCGCGGGCGGTGCTGCTCAGACCCGGTCCACGCGCCTCGGGCAGGGCGCCGACAACCTCATTCCTCGGCCGTACGCGTCCGGCGACTCCCGCCGACGCATCCATTGGCGTGCGACGGCGCATCACGGCGAACTCATGGTGCGCCAGGAGGAGGAAGAGGCCAGTCCCGACGCCGTCGTCGTGCTCGACCGTTCCGCCGCACGCTGGGACCGGCCCGCCGACGGGCCCGATCCGGAGTTCGAGACAGCGGTGTCGCTGTGCGCGTCGGCGGCCCTGCGGTTCGTGCAGGACGGCTACAGCGTCGACGTCATCGACAGCGCGGGCGGCCTGCTCGGCGCGCTGCGCGGACACGAGGACGACCGCGAAGACCTCATGGTCGCTTTGGCCACCGTGACACCCCGCGGTGAGGCGCGCGATCTGCGCGCGATCGTCGGCAGCACTCCCCCAGGACCACTCGTCGTGATCACGGGGCGGATCTCGGTGGCGGATGCTGACCGCTTGAGCACCGCGGGGGCGGCAGCACCCCTGCTGTTCGCCGCCGGCGCAGAGCGCGGCGCGCTGAGCGCGGCGTCCGCGCACGGCTGGAACACCGCCGCGGTCACGTCCGGCGATGAGCTGGATCAGACGTGGGCGGATGCCCTCCCTCAGGCGCAGGTGTCCGGTGTTTGATTCGGTGACGGCGGACTCCGCGGCCACCCGCGCCACGGAGCGTAGGGGAACCGCCGATCTGCGTCCCGTCAGCCCCATCGTCCCGGGATTCCTCGCAGGAGCGACGATGCTCGTCGCGCTCTGGCCGTACACCGGGGCGATCATGCCGGGCACGTGGACGTTCGTGGCCTTCCTGGCGATCATCGTCGCCAGCGGCGCGGGTTCGCTCGGGCGTGTGATCTTCCGGCGGCTGCGCGCGGGCATCCGCGATCTGCTCGC
Protein-coding sequences here:
- a CDS encoding DUF58 domain-containing protein, with the protein product MGILLAIAANVAGARPLLYLGVLLVLLPLVSMLVAYAPRRRGVVSRQISTDLLTVGESSRVALRFDLYAPGVPRGIWRDTLPDAVRGDAQGQYPGDSALLRYELEGVQRGISTLGPLVLRTVDPFGLAQREQEFGDTRTITVVPQVVALPSLPSKVGAAGGAAQTRSTRLGQGADNLIPRPYASGDSRRRIHWRATAHHGELMVRQEEEEASPDAVVVLDRSAARWDRPADGPDPEFETAVSLCASAALRFVQDGYSVDVIDSAGGLLGALRGHEDDREDLMVALATVTPRGEARDLRAIVGSTPPGPLVVITGRISVADADRLSTAGAAAPLLFAAGAERGALSAASAHGWNTAAVTSGDELDQTWADALPQAQVSGV